One stretch of Flavobacterium sp. 9 DNA includes these proteins:
- a CDS encoding nucleotidyl transferase AbiEii/AbiGii toxin family protein, translated as MPLHFNTVTPLLRTILEDLMQAEEFDSFRLVGGTALSLYYGHRMSADIDLFSDADYGSLDFKAIDDYLRAHYFYVDSMDIRPVGMGKSYYVGRSAEESVKLDLYYTDEFIDTVQEYGSIRLASRSEIAAMKLDVVQRGGRKKDFWDIDMLRKDFSITQMFALHEQRYPYTHDRKLLIDQFTDFSDADEDFEPLCLRGRHWELIKLDMIELIAEL; from the coding sequence ATGCCATTACATTTTAATACCGTTACCCCGCTACTTAGAACGATCCTTGAGGATTTGATGCAGGCCGAGGAATTTGATTCTTTCAGACTGGTGGGAGGCACAGCACTGAGTTTGTATTATGGGCACAGGATGTCTGCGGATATTGACCTATTTAGTGATGCAGATTACGGAAGCCTTGATTTTAAGGCTATTGATGATTATCTGCGGGCTCATTATTTTTATGTGGACAGTATGGATATACGGCCTGTTGGTATGGGGAAGTCTTATTATGTGGGACGTAGTGCTGAGGAAAGTGTAAAGCTTGATTTGTATTATACCGATGAGTTTATTGATACTGTGCAAGAGTATGGAAGCATAAGGCTTGCCAGCAGATCAGAGATTGCGGCAATGAAACTCGACGTTGTTCAGAGAGGGGGAAGGAAGAAAGATTTCTGGGATATTGATATGCTCAGGAAAGATTTCAGCATAACTCAAATGTTTGCCCTGCACGAGCAAAGATATCCCTACACGCATGACCGCAAGCTTCTAATTGATCAGTTTACTGATTTTTCGGATGCTGATGAAGATTTCGAACCGCTATGTCTCAGAGGCAGACACTGGGAACTTATCAAACTCGATATGATCGAGCTGATTGCTGAGTTATAG
- a CDS encoding helix-turn-helix transcriptional regulator, producing the protein MKKIQLHYGADLDWVEPFVKKFKGKVDGNFIILPEEIHTGSRYFLDCGQGVIALYIDVKYNCDLQIIQKNLKHDFVGLYYHLSVDPTRLSFGDISTSMGSWTYNLSLIDSSLDHTFEVKKDDEIFIFCIFVKKEIIKSYAQNNNFSSKTIEAIMNPSKNTFIRWDRMCHESIHILDDLRKLQVGEVLFDLNMIGSAHMLISNYLTKISENNIIIQQVNQDDLSNIISAQQFLLKNLNNHFPGIKLIAAKFNMSESKFKILFKKITGNTANAFFLDNKLIKAKELLEENQLSVTEISKTFSFGDTAYFSSKFRKKFGILPKTYTQQL; encoded by the coding sequence ATGAAAAAAATACAGCTTCATTATGGCGCTGATCTAGACTGGGTCGAACCATTTGTTAAAAAATTTAAAGGAAAAGTAGATGGAAATTTCATAATACTTCCAGAAGAAATTCATACTGGCAGCAGATATTTTTTAGATTGTGGACAAGGTGTCATTGCCTTATATATAGATGTGAAATACAATTGTGATTTACAAATAATTCAAAAAAATTTAAAACATGATTTTGTCGGATTGTACTACCACTTATCTGTAGATCCTACCAGACTTTCTTTCGGCGATATCTCAACTTCAATGGGATCTTGGACATACAATTTATCATTAATTGACAGCTCTTTAGACCATACATTTGAAGTTAAAAAAGATGACGAAATTTTTATCTTTTGCATATTTGTTAAAAAAGAAATTATAAAATCATATGCCCAAAATAATAATTTCTCAAGCAAAACTATTGAAGCAATAATGAATCCATCTAAAAACACCTTTATTAGATGGGATAGAATGTGTCATGAAAGCATACACATATTAGACGACCTGCGCAAATTACAAGTTGGAGAAGTATTGTTTGACCTTAATATGATTGGCAGTGCACATATGCTTATTTCTAATTATCTAACTAAAATATCAGAAAACAATATCATCATACAACAAGTTAATCAAGATGACTTATCAAATATTATATCCGCTCAACAGTTTTTACTGAAAAACTTGAACAATCATTTTCCTGGTATAAAATTAATAGCAGCAAAATTTAATATGTCAGAATCTAAATTTAAAATTTTATTTAAAAAAATTACCGGTAACACTGCAAATGCCTTTTTTCTAGATAACAAACTCATCAAAGCCAAAGAACTTCTGGAAGAAAACCAACTTTCCGTTACTGAAATTTCCAAAACATTCAGTTTTGGAGACACAGCTTACTTTTCTTCAAAATTCAGAAAAAAATTCGGAATACTACCTAAAACATATACTCAACAATTATGA
- a CDS encoding IS3 family transposase — protein sequence MKKGRSHLFQERWEIYQFIVSYKHLYPIEKMCSVLKVSRSSYYRWFSGGPSNRFIENSLFTDLIKEVFDLSSQTYGSPRIAEQLKRKGYKISKRKVAKLMLLNGWRSKLKRRFKVTTDSNHRYPVCSNHLNRNFTPKSLNEVWVSDITYIRTAAGWLYLTTIIDLYDRQVIGWSLSTRMYTDQTIIPAWKMAVSKREITESLLFHSDRGIQYASIEFRKLINKNTLITQSMSRKANCWDNAVAESFFKTLKAELIYQHKFTTIEEAKLAVFEYIEVWYNRKRLHSSLGYKTPKEMELEFYKIESVA from the coding sequence ATTAAAAAAGGCCGTTCACATCTTTTCCAAGAGCGATGGGAAATCTACCAATTTATAGTCAGCTATAAACATTTATATCCTATTGAAAAGATGTGCAGCGTTTTAAAAGTAAGCCGAAGTAGTTATTATAGATGGTTCAGTGGCGGTCCTTCTAATAGATTTATAGAAAATAGTCTATTTACAGATTTAATAAAAGAAGTTTTTGATCTAAGCAGTCAAACTTACGGAAGTCCCAGAATAGCGGAACAGCTAAAAAGAAAAGGATATAAAATATCCAAAAGGAAAGTTGCTAAATTGATGCTTCTTAATGGCTGGAGAAGTAAACTTAAAAGACGCTTTAAAGTAACCACAGATTCTAATCATCGATATCCAGTGTGCAGTAATCATCTCAATAGAAATTTTACACCAAAATCACTTAATGAGGTTTGGGTGTCTGATATAACCTATATAAGAACAGCTGCCGGCTGGTTATATCTTACTACTATTATTGATTTATATGACAGGCAGGTTATAGGATGGTCATTAAGCACACGAATGTATACCGATCAAACGATTATTCCAGCTTGGAAAATGGCAGTATCAAAAAGAGAAATAACAGAATCTTTACTTTTTCATTCAGATAGAGGAATACAATATGCTTCGATAGAATTCAGAAAATTGATTAATAAAAATACTTTAATCACTCAAAGTATGAGTAGAAAAGCTAATTGTTGGGATAATGCTGTAGCTGAAAGTTTTTTCAAGACCCTTAAAGCAGAACTTATCTATCAGCATAAATTCACAACCATTGAAGAAGCTAAATTAGCAGTCTTTGAATATATAGAAGTATGGTATAATAGAAAACGTCTGCATTCTTCTTTGGGATATAAAACACCTAAAGAAATGGAACTAGAATTTTATAAAATAGAAAGTGTAGCATAG
- a CDS encoding helix-turn-helix domain-containing protein, translated as MIEINHFYSLAPQWLHWPAQQLGAKLINEKITIFPDDIGLGVHYFTPVIPGISVIFLDATFRTEIVIKRLKSDDNLYILHFDMSNEINEITINNENYPINEHQFDSGLFVLHTSVENSFKPKVGQRIFALRLLIDAKLLEDYISRKDNKLKNIKKNILFYKYINSNIKILINSLKEKPIFDLEFDSYLKGISLKILANFITTYTNPTKNDITKIEIEAISKTRDYLLNNLYDQFPSIVFLSKTATMSITKYKVLFKKHYNISPNQFFIREKLILAKQLLISGEFSSQIQIMRLLNYSNKKYFNKIYQNHFGTKPSADFIKNTNNLNL; from the coding sequence ATGATTGAAATAAATCATTTTTATTCACTAGCACCACAATGGCTACATTGGCCAGCTCAACAATTGGGTGCAAAACTAATTAATGAAAAAATAACCATATTCCCAGATGATATAGGATTGGGAGTACATTATTTTACACCTGTAATACCGGGAATATCGGTAATATTTTTGGATGCTACCTTTAGAACTGAAATCGTAATAAAGAGACTTAAATCAGACGACAATCTCTATATTTTACATTTTGACATGAGTAATGAAATTAATGAAATCACAATAAACAATGAAAATTACCCTATAAATGAGCATCAATTCGATTCGGGGCTCTTTGTATTACACACAAGTGTTGAAAATTCATTTAAACCAAAAGTAGGACAAAGAATATTTGCCCTACGTTTACTTATTGATGCAAAATTACTAGAAGATTACATTTCCCGTAAAGATAACAAATTAAAAAATATAAAGAAAAATATCCTATTCTATAAATATATCAATAGCAATATTAAAATACTCATTAATAGCCTAAAAGAAAAACCCATATTTGATCTTGAATTTGATTCTTATTTAAAAGGTATATCTTTAAAAATATTAGCCAATTTTATAACAACCTATACCAATCCCACAAAAAATGATATCACAAAAATTGAAATTGAGGCCATTAGCAAAACAAGAGACTATTTATTAAATAATCTATACGACCAATTCCCTTCAATAGTTTTTCTCTCAAAAACAGCAACAATGTCTATCACCAAATATAAAGTATTATTTAAAAAACATTATAATATTTCTCCGAATCAATTTTTTATACGAGAAAAATTAATACTTGCAAAACAATTACTAATTAGTGGCGAGTTTTCATCACAAATACAAATAATGAGATTACTAAATTATTCAAATAAAAAATATTTCAACAAAATATATCAGAATCATTTCGGAACCAAACCTTCAGCAGATTTTATTAAAAACACAAACAATTTAAATCTTTAG
- a CDS encoding IS3 family transposase — MVSYKHLYPIEKMCSVLKVSRSSYYRWFSGGPSNRFIENSLFTDLIKEVFDLSSQTYGSPRIAEQLKRKGYKISKRKVAKLMLLNGWRSKLKRRFKVTTDSNHRYPVCSNHLNRNFTPKSLNEVWVSDITYIRTAAGWLYLTTIIDLYDRQVIGWSLSTRMYTDQTIIPAWKMAVSKREITESLLFHSDRGIQYASIEFRKLINKNTLITQSMSRKANCWDNAVAESFFKTLKAELIYQHKFTTIEEAKLAVFEYIEVWYNRKRLHSSLGYKTPKEMELEFYKIESVA, encoded by the coding sequence ATAGTCAGCTATAAACATTTATATCCTATTGAAAAGATGTGCAGCGTTTTAAAAGTAAGCCGAAGTAGTTATTATAGATGGTTCAGTGGCGGTCCTTCTAATAGATTTATAGAAAATAGTCTATTTACAGATTTAATAAAAGAAGTTTTTGATCTAAGCAGTCAAACTTACGGAAGTCCCAGAATAGCGGAACAGCTAAAAAGAAAAGGATATAAAATATCCAAAAGGAAAGTTGCTAAATTGATGCTTCTTAATGGCTGGAGAAGTAAACTTAAAAGACGCTTTAAAGTAACCACAGATTCTAATCATCGATATCCAGTGTGCAGTAATCATCTCAATAGAAATTTTACACCAAAATCACTTAATGAGGTTTGGGTGTCTGATATAACCTATATAAGAACAGCTGCCGGCTGGTTATATCTTACTACTATTATTGATTTATATGACAGGCAGGTTATAGGATGGTCATTAAGCACACGAATGTATACCGATCAAACGATTATTCCAGCTTGGAAAATGGCAGTATCAAAAAGAGAAATAACAGAATCTTTACTTTTTCATTCAGATAGAGGAATACAATATGCTTCGATAGAATTCAGAAAATTGATTAATAAAAATACTTTAATCACTCAAAGTATGAGTAGAAAAGCTAATTGTTGGGATAATGCTGTAGCTGAAAGTTTTTTCAAGACCCTTAAAGCAGAACTTATCTATCAGCATAAATTCACAACCATTGAAGAAGCTAAATTAGCAGTCTTTGAATATATAGAAGTATGGTATAATAGAAAACGTCTGCATTCTTCTTTGGGATATAAAACACCTAAAGAAATGGAACTAGAATTTTATAAAATAGAAAGTGTAGCATAG
- a CDS encoding transposase produces the protein MKKRVYSAEFKSSAVRLSYERENIKELADELGVQVERIYKWRSSQKTFTNLQPIISKKTEIDSLEVKQLRKALKEKELELEILKKAVHIFSKSDGKSTNL, from the coding sequence ATGAAAAAACGAGTTTACAGTGCTGAGTTTAAATCATCAGCAGTACGATTAAGTTACGAGCGAGAAAACATCAAAGAATTAGCAGATGAACTAGGCGTCCAGGTAGAGCGTATTTATAAATGGAGGTCTTCTCAAAAAACATTTACTAATCTACAACCAATTATTTCTAAAAAGACAGAGATAGATTCTTTAGAAGTAAAACAATTACGAAAAGCCCTTAAAGAAAAAGAATTAGAGCTTGAGATATTAAAAAAGGCCGTTCACATCTTTTCCAAGAGCGATGGGAAATCTACCAATTTATAG
- a CDS encoding histone H1, translating to MKDLLVKINAEIETFKTESETLTQKSVKAAGPRARKSSLELEKLFKEFRKVSVESAKK from the coding sequence ATGAAAGATTTATTAGTAAAAATCAACGCTGAAATTGAAACATTTAAAACAGAATCTGAAACTCTTACTCAAAAAAGTGTTAAAGCTGCTGGACCAAGAGCCCGTAAATCAAGTTTAGAACTTGAAAAGCTATTCAAAGAATTTAGAAAAGTCTCTGTAGAGTCAGCAAAAAAATAA
- the gldJ gene encoding gliding motility lipoprotein GldJ, whose amino-acid sequence MRNYKIITSLLLITILFSCNKQPLYDKSSRATGWQMSGTTKGVIGAQELKGQDTAPGLIFVEGGSFVMGKVEDDIMHDWNNQATQQHVQSFYIDETEVTNAMYFEYIRWIKKVFPPTIELYKNIYSGVIPDSLVWRNRLGSNEAMVKNYLRHPAYSDYPVVGVSWIQATQFCKWRTERVNEASLEKNGYLKQGAKINDVTAESSFNTETYLVAPTRTYGGNSDIVLKGASGVRIMQKQPAKNANQTREEINLYAERSTGIIFPEYRLPTEAEWEYAAAANVGQRVYNNYKGKRRYPWSGGITYSKGEQLANFKQATGDYNGITGWPTDHGEITNEVRSYPPNDFGLYDMGGNVAEWVADVYRPTIDDQNNDFNYFRGSVFTKNKKGKDGKIELVTKETIKYDTLSNGKIVALDFPGEIKKIPVDDDETFLRQNFDRSYEINFSDGDSRSTNFLKSNTSNSNVSDKDNTYKMYNSPKNTITLDSLGNMIRKYDKSNKRTTLIGDNTRVYKGGSWRDRAYWLNPTQRRYMSQDFSTDFIGFRCAMSRVGAKAKRNKTRKN is encoded by the coding sequence ATGAGAAATTATAAAATTATAACTTCGCTCTTATTAATTACAATTCTTTTTAGCTGCAACAAGCAGCCATTATACGATAAGAGCTCAAGAGCAACAGGTTGGCAGATGAGTGGCACAACCAAAGGAGTTATTGGAGCCCAAGAGCTTAAAGGTCAAGATACCGCACCGGGATTAATTTTTGTCGAAGGAGGATCTTTTGTAATGGGAAAAGTTGAAGATGACATAATGCATGATTGGAATAATCAAGCAACACAACAGCATGTACAATCCTTTTATATAGATGAAACAGAAGTCACTAATGCTATGTATTTTGAATACATAAGATGGATAAAAAAAGTTTTTCCACCAACTATTGAACTTTATAAAAACATATACAGTGGCGTTATTCCAGATAGTTTAGTTTGGAGGAACAGACTAGGCAGCAATGAAGCAATGGTTAAAAATTATCTTAGACATCCTGCTTATTCTGACTATCCAGTTGTTGGCGTTAGTTGGATTCAGGCAACGCAATTCTGCAAATGGAGAACAGAACGGGTCAATGAAGCATCACTAGAAAAAAACGGGTATTTAAAACAGGGAGCCAAAATTAATGATGTTACTGCAGAGAGTTCTTTTAACACCGAAACCTATTTAGTGGCGCCTACAAGAACTTACGGAGGCAATTCAGACATTGTTTTAAAAGGAGCCAGTGGCGTGAGAATCATGCAAAAACAACCAGCAAAAAATGCAAATCAAACAAGAGAAGAAATAAATTTGTATGCAGAACGTTCCACAGGAATAATCTTTCCAGAATACCGACTTCCTACTGAAGCAGAATGGGAATATGCAGCCGCTGCCAATGTGGGTCAAAGGGTATATAACAATTACAAAGGAAAACGCAGATATCCCTGGTCGGGAGGAATTACATATTCCAAAGGAGAACAGTTAGCGAATTTCAAACAAGCTACAGGAGACTATAACGGTATAACAGGCTGGCCAACTGACCATGGTGAAATAACCAACGAAGTCAGATCATATCCTCCGAACGATTTTGGATTATACGATATGGGAGGAAATGTAGCCGAATGGGTAGCAGATGTCTACAGACCCACGATAGACGATCAAAATAATGATTTTAATTATTTTAGAGGCAGTGTTTTTACCAAAAACAAAAAAGGAAAGGACGGGAAAATTGAACTAGTTACTAAAGAAACAATAAAATACGATACTTTAAGTAATGGCAAAATAGTAGCCTTGGATTTTCCCGGAGAAATTAAAAAAATCCCCGTCGATGATGATGAAACATTCTTACGTCAAAATTTTGATCGATCCTACGAAATTAACTTTAGTGATGGCGACTCACGATCTACAAATTTCCTAAAATCAAACACTTCAAATTCGAACGTTTCAGATAAAGACAATACATACAAAATGTATAATTCGCCAAAAAATACAATTACATTAGATTCATTAGGAAATATGATTAGGAAATATGACAAGTCAAACAAAAGGACCACTTTAATAGGTGACAACACCAGAGTTTACAAAGGTGGTTCATGGAGAGATCGGGCATACTGGCTTAACCCTACACAAAGAAGGTACATGTCGCAGGATTTTTCTACTGATTTTATTGGATTCAGATGTGCAATGTCAAGAGTTGGAGCAAAAGCAAAAAGAAACAAAACACGTAAAAATTAA
- a CDS encoding OmpA family protein: MKKIVLILMFSLGLLKMQAQIEKEKNNINNYNKWSVEAAGGFNKPQQTITAKYSMERISPYTVDLGVRYMMNNKFGLKADFGYNSFTGRDTSIDFDSKYYRADLQGVANLGRIMNFETWTKTLGILGHAGFGVAQLENKELHVKDRMGNLIAGFTGQVRLSDRVAITGDLSTIVNAFQDRNFDGAGLTESRGFSGVLFNGTLGLNVYLGKNKKHADWVVISQEVDLSPLESKIAELEALVSKIPEKQIIVEKPTTTTIVNDKDIIKELINEKYYSVYFDFNKSTPIKNSTAAIDVVLNYLRKNPSASLDIIGFADQIGNSVYNNKLSNQRAKNVKVILEKAGIPSSQLNVVPEGADLSIEKNSQEARRLARRVTFRVK, translated from the coding sequence ATGAAAAAAATTGTACTAATCCTTATGTTTTCTCTGGGACTACTTAAAATGCAGGCACAAATAGAAAAAGAAAAAAATAATATTAATAATTATAATAAGTGGTCTGTAGAGGCAGCTGGTGGTTTTAATAAGCCACAGCAAACAATTACTGCTAAATATTCTATGGAAAGAATCAGTCCATATACCGTTGATTTAGGTGTTAGATATATGATGAATAACAAATTTGGTTTAAAGGCTGATTTTGGTTATAATAGCTTTACTGGCAGAGATACATCAATTGACTTTGATTCTAAATACTACAGAGCGGACTTACAAGGGGTGGCCAATTTAGGAAGAATTATGAATTTCGAAACCTGGACTAAGACTCTTGGGATATTGGGTCATGCGGGCTTTGGTGTTGCGCAGTTGGAAAATAAAGAGCTACATGTTAAGGATAGAATGGGTAACTTAATAGCAGGTTTTACAGGTCAGGTTAGATTATCTGATCGTGTTGCGATAACCGGTGATTTGTCTACTATTGTTAATGCTTTTCAAGATCGCAATTTTGACGGAGCAGGTCTTACGGAAAGTAGAGGTTTTTCAGGAGTATTGTTTAACGGAACTTTAGGATTAAATGTTTATTTAGGTAAAAATAAAAAACATGCTGATTGGGTAGTAATCTCACAAGAGGTAGATCTTTCTCCATTAGAGAGTAAAATTGCTGAGCTTGAGGCCTTGGTATCAAAGATTCCTGAAAAACAAATAATTGTAGAAAAACCAACTACAACTACGATTGTAAATGATAAAGATATTATCAAAGAATTGATTAATGAAAAATATTATAGTGTTTACTTTGATTTTAATAAATCTACTCCAATCAAAAATTCTACTGCTGCAATTGATGTTGTTTTGAACTATTTAAGAAAAAATCCATCAGCTTCCCTTGATATTATTGGTTTTGCTGATCAGATTGGTAATTCAGTGTATAATAATAAATTATCAAATCAAAGGGCTAAAAATGTTAAAGTCATTTTAGAAAAGGCAGGTATTCCATCTTCACAATTAAATGTGGTTCCAGAAGGGGCAGATTTATCTATAGAGAAAAATTCACAAGAAGCAAGAAGATTGGCTAGGAGAGTCACTTTTAGAGTGAAGTAA
- a CDS encoding plasmid maintenance system antidote protein produces MKTTIDIIKGIHPGFVLERELKKRMLAKGQFAIELGEFPQTLTAITKGKRRMNIPLAMKIEKSLCMEEGFFMTLQVYYDIEEQKKKLSRNKINLKPDLDKIRKIIFWDTDIKKIDWQKQKKAVIKRIFERGNESEKQEIIRFYRSDVINKVKTSK; encoded by the coding sequence ATGAAAACGACTATAGATATCATTAAGGGAATTCATCCGGGCTTTGTACTGGAGCGGGAGCTGAAAAAACGCATGCTTGCTAAGGGACAGTTTGCCATCGAGCTTGGGGAATTCCCCCAGACCTTAACGGCTATAACCAAAGGAAAGCGAAGAATGAACATCCCTCTTGCCATGAAAATTGAGAAGTCACTCTGCATGGAGGAAGGGTTTTTTATGACCCTTCAGGTTTATTATGATATTGAAGAGCAGAAAAAAAAATTAAGCAGAAATAAAATAAATTTAAAGCCTGATCTTGATAAAATCAGAAAGATTATTTTCTGGGATACTGACATTAAGAAAATCGACTGGCAGAAACAAAAAAAAGCAGTTATAAAAAGGATTTTTGAAAGAGGTAATGAGAGTGAGAAGCAGGAAATCATCCGATTTTATCGCAGCGATGTTATAAACAAAGTAAAAACATCTAAATAA
- a CDS encoding phosphatase PAP2 family protein, with product MIIPVALISYGVIGLESHTLKDINTDTKAELNEHIDEKFTIDDFSQYSTFLSVYALNAAGVKGKNNFRDRTVILTTAYLIMGTTVNIIKHTGNEMRPDRTSNNSFPSGHTATAFMGAEFLYQEYKDVSVWCGISGYLVAAGTGFFRMYNDRHWFSDVAAGAGIGILSTKIAYWIHPLIMKSVFRKKENLNGVIMPTYNGKQYGLAMAMTF from the coding sequence TTGATTATCCCCGTCGCTTTAATCAGCTATGGAGTTATTGGGCTGGAAAGCCACACCCTTAAAGATATCAATACCGATACCAAAGCAGAACTCAATGAGCACATTGACGAGAAGTTCACTATTGATGATTTTTCGCAGTACAGTACTTTTCTATCTGTATATGCACTTAATGCAGCTGGGGTAAAAGGGAAAAATAATTTTAGGGACCGCACAGTTATTTTAACTACTGCCTATCTGATTATGGGCACAACAGTCAATATAATAAAACACACAGGAAACGAGATGCGCCCAGACAGGACTTCAAACAACTCATTTCCTTCCGGACATACGGCAACGGCTTTCATGGGTGCTGAGTTTTTGTACCAGGAATATAAAGATGTATCTGTCTGGTGTGGGATCTCTGGTTATTTGGTTGCAGCTGGAACCGGATTTTTTAGAATGTACAATGACAGACATTGGTTTAGTGATGTTGCCGCCGGAGCTGGTATTGGAATTTTAAGTACTAAAATAGCATATTGGATTCATCCTCTTATTATGAAATCAGTATTCAGAAAAAAAGAAAACCTAAACGGAGTAATTATGCCCACTTACAATGGAAAGCAATATGGTTTAGCAATGGCAATGACATTTTAG